A single genomic interval of Babylonia areolata isolate BAREFJ2019XMU chromosome 26, ASM4173473v1, whole genome shotgun sequence harbors:
- the LOC143300401 gene encoding uncharacterized protein LOC143300401 gives MAKMDAFNLKRLKEEQEKALMQTDSQLEQWYQFRSDYVALRDRLKTLPNKTTHNVMVPFGPLAFMPGQLVHTNEILVLLGDNYFVDRSAIQAADIVTRRLKKLDENIQDLKKQREMLTPRTQITSEMIKMASGAGEQQEIVEEYDEEKEQAWRERHREYLRRAGEKEMRAKAEREEKEETATAKADADYWDILDQLEQQEKEREEMDMDEEQLLAEQQPEQRHTGDTESDEGSSSLDESEKTEDEEEDSADIDEEEEEEEDVECPRRKIITFSHTKQDSPSVSRDSAGESNTDVINSPADLYRFIKTTPRSILKTSSSKGTAANHSGGAGSSSHDAHEEKKVTFGGEQRGGRATRDEDTSSDAGTEEGDDWFAVSRPGKLSSKRPVQAFTDTVVEREVPAGSVQLPRDSSTTSTVHVSKPEDGATSTRPVSKFCAARQKTDVALQGSEETEEAGASCGALQGQDVRGSSVSRPVSKFRASRMKQGGGS, from the exons ATGGCAAAAATGGATGCATTTAACTTAAAACGTCTGAAGGAGGAGCAGGAAAAGGCTTTGATGCAAACAGACAGCCAGTTGGAACAGTG GTATCAGTTTCGATCAGATTATGTTGCCCTACGAGATCGACTGAAGACGCTACCCAATAAAACAACTCACAATGTAATG GTTCCGTTTGGCCCCCTGGCGTTCATGCCGGGTCAGCTGGTGCACACCAACGAGATCCTGGTTCTTCTGGGTGACAACTATTTCGTGGATCGTTCCGCCATTCAGGCAGCAGACATTGTTACAAGGAGGTTAAAAA AACTGGATGAAAATATCCAGGAtttgaagaaacagagagagatgctgacCCCGCGAACCCAGATTACCTCAGAAATGATTAAGATGGCGTCT GGGGCAGGGGAGCAGCAGGAAATTGTGGAGGAGTACGATGAAGAAAAGGAACAGGCGTGgagag AACGACACAGGGAGTATCTTCGTCGTGCAGGCGAGAAAGAGATGAGAGcaaaggcagaaagagaagagaaggaggagacggCGACAGCCAAGGCAGACGCAGACTACTGGGACATCCTTGATCAGCTAGAGCAGCAGGAGAAAGAGCGGGaagagatgga CATGGACGAAGAGCAGCTGCTGGCTGAACAGCAGCCAGAGCAGAGACACACAGGTGACACAGAGAGTGATGAAGGTTCATCTTCACTGGACGAGTCTGAGAAgacagaggatgaggaggaagattcTGCAGATattgacgaggaggaggaggaggaagaggatgttgAATGCCCCCGGCGGAAGATCATCAcattttctcatacaaaacagGAC TCACCGTCCGTGAGCAGAGATTCAGCCGGCGAGAGCAACACAGACGTCATCAACAGTCCAGCCGATCTTTATCGCTTCATCAAAACCACTCCCAGATCCATTCTGAAAACATCGTCGTCAAAAGGCACAGCCGCCAATCACAGCGGAGGGGCGGGGAGTTCCTCTCATGACGCGcacgaggagaagaaggtgacGTTCGGCGGGGAACAGCGGGGAGGCAGGGCCACGCGTGATGAAGACACGTCATCGGACGCCGGAACAGAGGAAGGAGATGACTGGTTTGCAGTCAGTCGGCCCGGGAAACTGAGCAGTAAACGTCCTGTTCAG GCGTTCACGGACACAGTGGTGGAAAGAGAAGTGCCAGCAGGGTCTGTTCAGCTGCCAAGAGACAGTAGCACGACGTCTACCGTTCACGTCTCAAAACCAGAAGATGGCGCCACTTCCACCCGCCCAGTGTCCAAGTTTTGTGCAGCGAGACAGAAGACGGATGTGGCGTTGCAGGGTTCGGAAGAAACAGAGGAGGCTGGTGCTTCTTGTGGTGCCTTACAGGGGCAGGATGTCAGGGGAAGTTCTGTTTCTCGCCCTGTCTCGAAATTCCGTGCTTCCCGTATGAAACAAGGGGGTGGAAGTTGA